A stretch of DNA from Hoeflea ulvae:
TTCGAAAGGCTGATGCAGGATCCGTTTGCACCGATTGATGCAGGGGAGCTTGCCGCCATCGCCGATCCGGATGCGGCGGCAAATTATGCGCTGGTGCTGCGGTTCCGTGACCATCTGGTTGCCAAAGGATCCATCGAGGCGGCCTATGCGTCGCTGTTTGCGCAAAGCGCGCCGATGATCCCGCCTGTGTTCATCAGCCAGATGGCCCACCTGATCATGGGCAACATCCTGATGGGGGAAGGCGATGCGACGGTGGCGCGCGCCGCCGAGCTGTTTTTCCGCGAACAGACCGCCACCACATCCGAAGAGCGGATGATGCTGGCCGATGCGGAAGTGGTCGAAACCCGTGCTCAGCAAGCCGCGCTGCTGGCCCTGTCCGATCCCGGCCGCACCGAAGTCGCCCTCGACATCCTCGACGCGGACAATGCCGGCCAATACTGGGCCCGCGCCGATCATTTCGATCTGGCGCTGGATTTCCGCTTCTCCGAACCCGGGCAGGACGCCTTCGCCCGGCTGATCGAACGCTGGATCAAGCATTTCCTCGATTTGCGCGTCCGGGTGCAGCCGCTGCAATCAGTCAAGAACGAACGCTGGTCCTGGCATGTCGGACTGGATGCCGAATCCAGCCGCATCCTGAATGCGCTCTATCAAGGCGAATACCTGCCCGAAGAAGGCCAGGGCAGCATTGCCGCGCTGTTCCGGATGGAGTTCCTCGATTATGACCGGGTGGTCGACACGATGCGCCGCAAGCCGGCCTTTCTCGGGCTGGCCATCGATGCGCATGACCGCATCCGGATGAAACCGCAAAACCTGCTGATCAACCTGCCGTTGAAACCGGCGCTTCAATAGCCGGCATCAGGGGACGCCGGGCTTCATCGCGAAACCCGGTGAGACAGGGTCTTGTCCATGAAGCCTGGGATCAATTGCCGCCGACCGAAATCGCCGTGATCTTGCCGACGCCGCTGTCACCTGCGGAATCATATTCTATGGTGATCTGATCGCCGGCCCTCAGCCCCTCGGGCACAAGCTCGCCCGCCGGTGCCAGATCCCACACCGTTCTGTCATCCAGAATGAGGACGTGATCGACGCGGTCATAGGCAACGACGACACCGCTGGTCGAATCAGCCAGGGCAGGGCTTGCCAGCATTGATCCGAGAAT
This window harbors:
- a CDS encoding DUF6352 family protein; this encodes MNQARDRMQGVIWKSAGQHLTHRLDNGWLAVSDDFLRAYYTRPEIHPVEESCRVEHTLFERLMQDPFAPIDAGELAAIADPDAAANYALVLRFRDHLVAKGSIEAAYASLFAQSAPMIPPVFISQMAHLIMGNILMGEGDATVARAAELFFREQTATTSEERMMLADAEVVETRAQQAALLALSDPGRTEVALDILDADNAGQYWARADHFDLALDFRFSEPGQDAFARLIERWIKHFLDLRVRVQPLQSVKNERWSWHVGLDAESSRILNALYQGEYLPEEGQGSIAALFRMEFLDYDRVVDTMRRKPAFLGLAIDAHDRIRMKPQNLLINLPLKPALQ